The following coding sequences are from one Streptomyces angustmyceticus window:
- a CDS encoding IPT/TIG domain-containing protein: MAPVVTSISPAQGVPAGGTHVTLTGSGFTGATMVRFGPNGTTFVIVSDTQITAKTPAGSGTVQVTVTAPTGTSTQNVFFTYAPAPVLTTLTPTSGPASGGNVVTLTGANLAGATSVKFGSSSGVVLTNTATQITVIAPAGPPSSVNVTVTTAGGTSNALPYTYVATPAPTLTTLNPTSGPTTGGNTVTLTGTNLTGATAVLFGATPATILTNTATQITATAPPGTGNVNVTVTTAGGTSNALPYSYAAAPVPTLSSLSPASGPTSGGNVVTLNGGNLTGATSVKFGSNAATVLTNTAGQITVIAPAGPPSSVNVTVTTAGGTSNPLPYFYLAAPTLSDLSPHLGPATGGNTVTVFGANLTLTSAVNFGANPATAITVVSDNQLTVTAPAGSGTAVVTVTTPGGTSTAATGNPYYTYLGAPVLTSLVPSHGVDLGGDAIVLSGSNLTYTDSVTFGGVPASFAAISDAQVVATSPGGAPGTVNVVAHTPAGNSNALPFVYDPS; encoded by the coding sequence ATGGCCCCCGTAGTGACCAGTATCAGTCCGGCCCAAGGCGTTCCGGCGGGTGGTACCCATGTCACCCTCACCGGCTCCGGCTTCACCGGCGCCACCATGGTCAGGTTCGGCCCCAACGGCACCACCTTCGTCATCGTGAGCGATACCCAGATCACGGCCAAGACGCCCGCAGGAAGCGGCACGGTCCAGGTCACGGTCACGGCACCGACGGGCACCAGCACCCAGAACGTGTTCTTCACCTACGCCCCGGCTCCCGTACTCACCACGCTCACCCCCACCTCGGGCCCCGCCTCGGGCGGCAACGTGGTCACCCTCACCGGCGCCAACCTCGCCGGCGCCACCTCGGTGAAATTCGGGAGCAGTTCGGGGGTCGTCCTCACCAACACCGCGACCCAGATCACCGTCATCGCACCCGCCGGCCCGCCCTCCTCGGTCAACGTCACCGTCACGACGGCAGGCGGCACCAGCAACGCCCTCCCCTACACCTACGTCGCCACCCCCGCCCCCACCCTCACCACACTCAACCCCACCTCAGGCCCCACCACCGGCGGCAACACCGTCACCCTCACCGGCACCAACCTCACCGGCGCCACCGCCGTCCTCTTCGGAGCCACCCCCGCCACCATCCTCACCAACACCGCCACCCAGATCACCGCCACCGCCCCACCAGGCACCGGCAATGTCAACGTCACCGTCACAACGGCAGGCGGCACCAGCAACGCACTTCCCTATTCCTATGCCGCCGCCCCCGTCCCCACCCTCAGCAGCCTCAGCCCCGCTTCGGGTCCCACCTCGGGCGGCAATGTGGTCACCCTCAACGGCGGCAACCTCACGGGCGCGACCTCGGTGAAGTTCGGGAGCAACGCGGCTACCGTGCTCACCAATACCGCCGGCCAGATCACGGTCATCGCGCCCGCGGGGCCGCCGTCCTCGGTCAATGTCACGGTCACGACGGCGGGCGGCACCAGCAACCCCCTGCCGTACTTCTATCTCGCCGCGCCCACCCTCAGTGATCTGTCCCCGCACCTGGGGCCGGCCACCGGAGGCAACACCGTCACGGTCTTCGGCGCCAACCTCACGCTCACCAGCGCCGTGAACTTCGGGGCGAATCCGGCGACAGCCATCACCGTGGTCTCCGACAACCAGCTGACCGTGACCGCTCCGGCCGGGTCCGGCACGGCCGTCGTCACCGTGACCACGCCGGGCGGGACCAGCACGGCGGCCACCGGGAACCCCTACTACACCTATCTCGGGGCGCCCGTCCTGACCAGCCTTGTACCCTCCCACGGCGTTGACCTCGGGGGCGACGCGATTGTGCTGAGCGGCAGCAACCTCACCTACACCGACTCGGTGACCTTCGGCGGGGTCCCGGCCTCGTTCGCGGCGATCTCCGACGCCCAGGTCGTCGCGACCTCCCCGGGCGGCGCACCCGGAACGGTGAACGTCGTGGCCCACACCCCGGCCGGGAACAGCAACGCGCTGCCCTTCGTCTACGACCCGTCCTAG
- a CDS encoding IPT/TIG domain-containing protein: MATITSLVDTTTTTNQGKPGDTVQINGSALSTTTRVNFGSATVTPTSVTATQVTFVVPSTAPCSGQVSVSVTSSAGATSNALPFFIIASPTTTGLSVTCVSAATGGSVTLFGTNFLSGTQVGVGSVGNVAVTPTQSSQVTFTAPANPGQVGTVSTQAVTITTAGGTSPSGTTLIDYYLAPAVTSVLPTSGTAGDQITVNGTGFVGVDTVTFTDSAAATATAVFTPVSDTQLVATVPGGLATGAGTITVHTCGGNSNAQAFTIT, translated from the coding sequence ATGGCAACCATCACGTCGTTGGTGGACACAACGACCACCACCAATCAGGGCAAGCCCGGCGACACCGTCCAGATCAACGGATCCGCTCTGTCCACCACCACGAGGGTGAACTTCGGTTCCGCGACGGTCACCCCGACCAGCGTCACCGCCACCCAGGTCACCTTCGTGGTGCCCAGCACGGCTCCGTGCTCCGGCCAGGTCTCGGTCAGCGTCACCAGCAGCGCCGGCGCCACCAGCAACGCGCTGCCGTTCTTCATCATCGCCTCGCCGACCACCACGGGGCTGAGCGTCACCTGCGTATCGGCCGCCACGGGTGGCTCGGTGACGCTGTTCGGCACCAACTTCCTCTCCGGAACGCAGGTCGGGGTGGGCAGCGTCGGCAACGTGGCGGTCACCCCGACCCAGTCGAGCCAGGTCACCTTCACCGCACCGGCCAACCCGGGTCAGGTCGGCACGGTGTCGACCCAGGCGGTGACCATCACCACCGCCGGCGGGACCAGCCCCTCGGGCACCACGCTGATCGACTACTACCTCGCGCCGGCCGTCACCTCGGTGCTGCCCACCTCGGGCACGGCAGGGGACCAGATCACCGTCAACGGAACCGGCTTCGTCGGCGTCGACACCGTCACCTTCACCGACAGCGCCGCCGCCACCGCCACCGCGGTCTTCACACCCGTGAGCGACACCCAGCTCGTCGCCACCGTGCCCGGCGGCCTCGCCACCGGCGCCGGGACCATCACGGTCCACACCTGCGGCGGCAACTCCAACGCCCAGGCCTTCACCATCACCTGA
- a CDS encoding IPT/TIG domain-containing protein codes for MAPAGTSAGPGEGAAMGASTGAATGALPSPGQADGDVPDRREVINTGEPLGVYEIPVGHAPIWAAITPDGRHVYVTNFGASSISVIDTRTRSVVTTIGVTSGPWEVVITPDGLRAYAACFGTDSVAVIDTATHTVTGTIPGLNKPLGLTVTPDGSRLYVASLGGDRVDVISTATDTLIASVPLSSGPRGVAVTPDGTQVYVTEEGANAVTVIDTATDTVLATLTGFLFPRGVAVSPDGQRAYVSEYGGNRLGVIDTTTHSVASALPGLPIPLGVAVSRDGLLAYVTCDGDDSVAVIDLVRSEIIDTVPGFHAPAWLVITPDDLDVYVVNNGNETVGVLRAPSGGYPNVGPKSGGTPVTIIGEGLGNTTAVRFGCRPAASFTVVNDREIRAVSPLLVSDVSIDVTLGQRTTRTVGRFYYLPDSVLTLIGPESGPLGGGGTLTVTGRGLITTTSVRFGSVAVTPSSVLDDQVTVTVPPAQTAGPVPVTMVTRSNSYGRATYTYVGPPHLTSVAPSAGSVSGDDPVLIEGADLSFTQSVTFGGATAAFGIISPTRIAVVTPPAAAPGPADVVVTTTGGTATAPGAFVYT; via the coding sequence ATGGCTCCGGCAGGGACCAGCGCGGGCCCCGGCGAGGGCGCGGCAATGGGGGCGTCGACAGGGGCGGCGACGGGGGCGCTTCCGTCGCCCGGCCAAGCCGACGGCGACGTGCCGGACCGCAGGGAAGTCATAAACACCGGTGAGCCGCTGGGGGTCTACGAGATCCCAGTGGGGCACGCCCCCATCTGGGCGGCGATCACCCCGGACGGCCGGCACGTCTATGTGACCAACTTCGGGGCCAGCAGCATCAGCGTCATCGACACCCGCACCCGGAGCGTGGTCACCACGATCGGCGTCACCAGCGGCCCGTGGGAGGTCGTGATCACCCCGGACGGGCTGCGGGCCTACGCGGCCTGCTTCGGGACCGACAGCGTTGCCGTCATCGACACCGCCACGCACACCGTCACCGGCACCATCCCGGGCCTGAACAAGCCCCTCGGGCTGACCGTGACACCCGACGGCTCCCGGCTCTACGTCGCCAGTCTGGGCGGGGACCGGGTGGATGTGATCAGCACGGCCACCGACACCCTCATCGCCTCGGTACCGCTGAGCAGCGGACCGCGCGGTGTGGCCGTCACTCCCGACGGGACACAGGTCTACGTCACCGAAGAGGGAGCGAACGCGGTCACGGTCATCGACACCGCCACCGACACCGTCCTCGCGACCCTCACCGGTTTCCTCTTCCCCCGGGGAGTGGCGGTCTCGCCCGACGGGCAGCGCGCCTATGTGTCGGAGTACGGCGGCAACAGACTGGGCGTCATCGACACGACCACACACTCCGTGGCGTCCGCACTCCCCGGTCTGCCCATCCCCTTGGGTGTGGCGGTCAGCCGTGACGGGCTGCTCGCGTACGTCACCTGCGACGGCGACGACAGCGTCGCCGTCATCGACCTCGTCCGAAGCGAGATCATCGATACGGTGCCTGGCTTCCACGCGCCGGCCTGGCTGGTGATCACGCCGGACGACCTCGACGTCTACGTGGTCAACAACGGCAACGAGACGGTGGGTGTGCTGCGTGCGCCGAGCGGCGGGTACCCGAACGTGGGGCCCAAGTCGGGCGGTACACCGGTGACCATCATCGGGGAGGGGCTGGGCAACACCACCGCCGTCCGCTTCGGGTGCCGCCCGGCGGCCTCGTTCACCGTTGTCAACGACCGTGAGATCCGGGCTGTTTCGCCGCTCCTGGTCAGCGATGTCAGCATCGACGTCACCCTCGGGCAGCGCACCACGCGGACCGTCGGCCGGTTCTACTACCTCCCGGACTCGGTGCTGACCCTGATCGGCCCGGAGTCGGGTCCATTGGGCGGCGGCGGCACGCTGACCGTGACCGGCCGGGGTCTGATCACCACCACCTCGGTGCGCTTCGGCAGTGTGGCCGTCACCCCGTCGTCCGTCCTGGACGACCAGGTCACCGTGACGGTGCCGCCCGCGCAGACGGCCGGCCCCGTGCCGGTCACCATGGTCACGCGGAGCAACTCGTACGGGCGGGCCACCTATACCTACGTGGGGCCGCCGCACCTCACCTCCGTGGCCCCTTCCGCCGGCTCGGTGTCGGGCGACGATCCGGTCCTGATCGAAGGCGCCGACCTCTCCTTCACCCAGTCGGTGACGTTCGGCGGGGCCACGGCCGCCTTCGGGATCATCTCCCCGACCCGGATCGCCGTCGTCACCCCTCCCGCGGCCGCCCCGGGGCCGGCGGATGTCGTCGTCACGACGACGGGCGGCACCGCCACCGCGCCAGGGGCCTTCGTCTACACCTGA
- a CDS encoding MFS transporter: MRVERGGEPGVVGAERGVAGAAGAGWPVVVLLTSAMAFSMMQLFVIGAFGPRLVGELKISTTVLGLTTTAGFGAAAVLSPLAGRLVDRVGPRRCLVALLLLTAVSLALIGAAPGTVVLLLAVALGGVPQALANPATNKVILAALPAERRPGVTGMKQSGVQVGAFVAGLPLSLLAAGVGWRGAVWAAAGTAALAALWASRALPPDAAASGPAPRAASAARGVTRRLALFSLLLGCGIASVNTYLALFGAQRLGLSPTAAAALVAVLGVAGIAGRVGWSRAAGKPDRAEALPAVLAAGAVGSALLLAAAVRMPLLVWVAAVAVGSFAVSANAVSMVVVMRAAAPGRAGLDSARVSAGFFAGFAVGPPLFGALSSAAGYGTGWLLAAAEFATAAVIALPLRSRRAGTGDGRAGAGAGAGAGAGAGDGGAGSAGADGD, translated from the coding sequence GTGCGGGTGGAGCGCGGCGGGGAGCCGGGGGTCGTCGGGGCGGAGCGTGGCGTTGCGGGGGCGGCGGGTGCGGGGTGGCCGGTGGTCGTGCTGCTGACCTCGGCGATGGCGTTTTCCATGATGCAGTTGTTTGTGATCGGCGCGTTCGGGCCGCGCCTGGTGGGGGAGTTGAAGATCTCCACGACGGTGCTGGGGCTCACCACGACGGCGGGCTTCGGGGCGGCGGCGGTCTTGTCGCCGCTGGCCGGGCGGCTGGTGGACCGGGTCGGCCCCCGGCGGTGTCTGGTGGCGTTGCTGTTGCTCACCGCGGTCTCGTTGGCGCTGATCGGGGCCGCTCCGGGGACGGTGGTGCTGCTGTTGGCGGTCGCGCTCGGCGGCGTACCGCAGGCGCTGGCCAACCCGGCGACGAACAAGGTGATCCTTGCGGCCCTCCCGGCCGAGCGGCGCCCCGGCGTGACCGGGATGAAGCAGTCGGGCGTGCAGGTCGGGGCCTTTGTGGCGGGGTTGCCGCTGTCGCTGCTGGCGGCCGGCGTGGGCTGGCGGGGCGCCGTGTGGGCGGCCGCGGGGACGGCGGCGCTGGCCGCGCTGTGGGCCTCGCGCGCGCTGCCGCCCGACGCCGCCGCCTCCGGGCCCGCCCCGCGCGCCGCGTCCGCCGCGCGGGGTGTGACGCGGCGGCTGGCCCTCTTCTCGCTGTTGCTCGGCTGCGGCATCGCCTCGGTCAACACCTATCTGGCGTTGTTCGGTGCGCAGCGGCTGGGGCTGTCGCCCACCGCCGCCGCGGCCTTGGTGGCCGTTTTGGGAGTGGCGGGCATCGCCGGGCGGGTGGGGTGGTCGCGCGCGGCGGGGAAGCCGGACCGGGCCGAGGCGCTGCCGGCCGTGCTGGCGGCCGGCGCGGTGGGCTCGGCGCTGCTGCTCGCCGCCGCGGTCCGGATGCCGTTGCTGGTGTGGGTGGCCGCGGTGGCGGTCGGGTCGTTCGCGGTGTCGGCGAACGCGGTCTCCATGGTGGTGGTGATGCGAGCGGCCGCGCCGGGCAGAGCGGGACTGGATTCGGCGCGGGTGTCGGCGGGCTTCTTCGCGGGGTTCGCCGTGGGGCCGCCGTTGTTCGGTGCGCTGTCCTCCGCCGCCGGCTACGGAACGGGCTGGCTCTTGGCCGCGGCCGAGTTCGCGACGGCGGCGGTGATCGCCCTGCCGTTGCGGTCACGTCGAGCGGGAACCGGGGATGGTCGAGCGGGAGCGGGAGCGGGAGCGGGAGCGGGCGCGGGAGCCGGGGACGGGGGAGCGGGCAGTGCGGGGGCGGACGGTGACTGA
- a CDS encoding sugar ABC transporter permease, translating into MTEEAMGQRTMRREPVAEEPDGPRWAEDALAAVWRRTRETEAQVGTRFPLYADPGTGVWRSTSKGSWTGGFWAGLLWLRALDSGAERDRQAAAVCTGRLAHWVGQDTATRGLIFWYGTALAAGPGDDGAAAQLRDRAARACLAAYDAERGLVPWGDAFGGPRLVARADAVPGLVPLLAGRGPDGADAASAQLTRQLTLSLSEHPPRPAWRAAPDGTWNACSEPAPGWSRTVPWLLLGVVDGLHCLGQQGLWEAAEGLVAPRLGAGVPLVPRAYDGRPDGPMDTSAAAIEAVALLKLAALLRAVGREEEAGPPGRRARRILHRLSTAHLSANGGLTASCYDADRGLAPCHELIWGDFFLAAGLAMLTGRTDPFAT; encoded by the coding sequence ATGACCGAGGAGGCCATGGGGCAGCGGACGATGCGTAGGGAGCCGGTGGCCGAGGAGCCCGACGGCCCGCGGTGGGCCGAAGACGCGCTGGCGGCCGTCTGGCGACGTACCCGCGAGACCGAGGCCCAGGTCGGGACGCGGTTCCCCCTGTACGCCGATCCCGGCACCGGCGTCTGGCGGTCCACGTCGAAAGGGTCGTGGACCGGCGGCTTCTGGGCCGGGCTGCTGTGGTTGCGTGCGCTGGACTCGGGGGCCGAGCGCGACCGGCAGGCGGCGGCCGTGTGCACGGGACGGCTGGCCCACTGGGTCGGTCAGGACACCGCCACCCGGGGGCTGATCTTCTGGTACGGCACGGCGCTCGCCGCCGGTCCGGGGGACGACGGTGCGGCGGCGCAGCTGAGGGACCGGGCGGCGCGGGCCTGTCTGGCGGCGTATGACGCGGAGCGCGGGTTGGTGCCCTGGGGCGACGCCTTCGGCGGGCCTCGGCTGGTGGCGCGGGCGGACGCGGTGCCCGGTCTGGTGCCGCTGCTCGCCGGGCGGGGGCCGGACGGCGCGGACGCGGCGTCGGCGCAGCTGACCCGGCAGCTGACGCTCAGTCTGTCCGAGCACCCGCCGCGCCCGGCGTGGCGGGCCGCACCGGACGGCACCTGGAACGCCTGCTCCGAGCCTGCGCCCGGCTGGAGCCGTACGGTGCCGTGGCTGCTGCTGGGCGTGGTGGACGGCCTGCACTGCCTGGGGCAGCAGGGGCTGTGGGAGGCGGCGGAGGGGCTGGTCGCGCCGCGGCTCGGTGCCGGTGTGCCGCTCGTCCCCCGGGCGTACGACGGGAGGCCCGACGGCCCGATGGACACCTCGGCGGCCGCCATCGAGGCGGTGGCCCTCCTGAAGCTGGCCGCCCTGCTGCGGGCCGTGGGCAGGGAGGAGGAGGCCGGACCGCCGGGCCGTCGCGCGCGGCGCATACTGCACCGGTTGTCCACCGCGCATCTGTCGGCCAACGGCGGCCTCACGGCGAGCTGTTACGACGCCGACCGGGGGCTCGCCCCGTGCCACGAGCTGATCTGGGGAGACTTCTTCCTGGCGGCGGGGCTGGCGATGCTCACCGGCCGGACGGATCCGTTCGCGACGTGA
- a CDS encoding acyl-CoA dehydrogenase family protein, with protein MAELRARVRAFVRERVMPCEPVLDAGGAPARTALRGLQDEAKQAGLWALPLPVEFGGQGIGLAQYAHLAEAEGASDHGPAALGSSTLLDVLMLSRHAGEQVQQRWLPGIAAGELRSSYAMTEPDTPGTDPAQTATRAVAQPDGSWTLEGRKWFITGAGDADLVTVLARTGPAESGTDGLSLFAVPASAAGFTVLREVPVLGAGGQWEIALDGVTVGPDHLVGEPGRALRIAGERLRLGRVLRCLRWLGQAERAFGLMCERAGQRRQSSGPLADRQLVQQMVFDSLLAIRSTRPLVYEAVARLAAGDDARLESGLAKVAAARMLQQVADAAVQVHGAAGLGPDTALPGLFRTGRAARLLDGPDELHIAAVARRVLRGHGVTSRTDPSGR; from the coding sequence ATCGCCGAACTGCGGGCGCGGGTGCGGGCGTTCGTACGGGAGCGGGTGATGCCCTGCGAGCCGGTCCTCGACGCGGGCGGCGCACCCGCGCGTACGGCCCTGCGCGGGCTCCAGGACGAGGCGAAGCAGGCCGGGTTGTGGGCCCTTCCCCTGCCCGTGGAGTTCGGCGGCCAGGGCATCGGCCTGGCGCAGTACGCCCACCTCGCGGAGGCCGAGGGAGCCAGCGACCACGGCCCCGCCGCCCTCGGGTCGAGCACCCTCCTCGATGTGCTGATGCTCTCCCGGCACGCCGGGGAGCAGGTACAGCAGCGCTGGCTGCCGGGCATCGCGGCCGGCGAGCTGCGCAGCAGCTATGCGATGACCGAGCCCGACACCCCCGGTACCGACCCGGCGCAGACCGCGACCCGGGCCGTCGCGCAGCCCGACGGGAGCTGGACCCTGGAGGGCCGCAAGTGGTTCATCACGGGCGCGGGCGACGCCGACCTGGTCACGGTGCTGGCGCGCACGGGCCCCGCGGAGAGCGGGACGGACGGCCTGTCGCTGTTCGCGGTGCCCGCGTCCGCTGCGGGCTTCACGGTGCTGCGCGAGGTGCCGGTCCTCGGTGCGGGCGGGCAGTGGGAGATCGCCCTGGACGGCGTCACCGTCGGCCCGGACCACCTGGTGGGCGAGCCGGGCCGGGCGCTGCGGATCGCCGGGGAACGGCTCCGGCTCGGCCGGGTGCTGCGGTGCCTGCGCTGGCTCGGGCAGGCCGAGCGCGCCTTCGGCCTGATGTGTGAACGGGCCGGGCAGCGGCGCCAGTCGTCCGGTCCGCTGGCCGACCGGCAGCTCGTCCAGCAGATGGTCTTCGACTCGCTGCTGGCCATCCGCTCCACCCGGCCGCTCGTGTACGAGGCGGTGGCCCGGCTGGCGGCGGGTGACGACGCCCGCCTGGAGTCCGGCCTGGCCAAGGTGGCGGCGGCCCGGATGCTCCAGCAGGTCGCCGACGCCGCGGTCCAGGTGCACGGCGCCGCCGGACTCGGCCCCGACACCGCGCTGCCCGGCCTGTTCCGCACGGGCCGCGCGGCCCGGCTGCTGGACGGCCCGGACGAGCTGCACATCGCGGCGGTGGCCCGGCGGGTGCTCCGCGGCCACGGCGTCACGTCGCGAACGGATCCGTCCGGCCGGTGA